Proteins from a genomic interval of Acidobacteriota bacterium:
- a CDS encoding SRPBCC family protein: MFVEAQITINGSKAAVWDAITDIENASKMISGIETIEIVEKPANGLVGLRWRETRLLFGKPATVEKWITDAAENEFYTTRAEDNGFVFITTMRISESSGGITVTNSHDSQPQTIVAKLQAIPMGLLFKGVVKKAILQDLNDIKSAVEQK, translated from the coding sequence ATGTTTGTTGAAGCACAGATCACCATCAACGGATCCAAGGCGGCGGTTTGGGACGCAATCACCGACATCGAGAACGCCTCGAAAATGATCAGCGGGATCGAAACCATTGAGATTGTTGAAAAACCGGCAAACGGGCTTGTGGGATTAAGGTGGCGAGAGACTCGACTGCTATTCGGCAAGCCAGCTACGGTGGAAAAGTGGATTACGGATGCTGCTGAAAACGAATTCTACACAACCAGAGCAGAAGATAATGGATTTGTATTCATCACCACCATGCGTATTTCAGAAAGTAGTGGCGGCATAACGGTGACGAATTCTCATGATTCCCAGCCTCAAACTATCGTTGCAAAATTACAGGCGATCCCGATGGGGCTTCTGTTTAAGGGCGTGGTGAAAAAGGCCATCCTGCAAGACCTAAACGACATTAAGTCCGCAGTTGAACAGAAATAA
- a CDS encoding acetamidase/formamidase family protein, with the protein MIRTFVTIITIFVLGFVVQKPTPKTHRLEATPNTVAYGYYWAEAKPALRIASGDIIDVDTLLTNSPNGLQNAGVAPEKIQTSLRSIVAEVTGERRGPGGHILTGPVYVEGAEPGDVLEVKILSIDLALDYGYNGCSGFVPGNCDRSVKQKIFSLNKKTMTAEFMPGIVIPLKPFFGSMGVAPAPELGRVSSNPPGKHAGNLDNKELVAGSTLYIPVFVPGALFEVGDGHATQGDGEVDQTAIETSLRGRIKLTVRKDMKLAWPRAETATDFISMATDPDLAKATTMAIQEMVDFLVSNKGLTKHQAYQLVSIAGNVAITQLVDKPNLGVHVKLPKSIFKSATERK; encoded by the coding sequence ATGATTCGGACTTTCGTGACAATCATTACTATTTTTGTTTTGGGGTTTGTCGTTCAGAAACCGACTCCCAAAACGCACCGCCTGGAAGCAACGCCCAACACGGTTGCTTACGGATACTACTGGGCCGAAGCCAAACCGGCGTTGCGGATCGCTTCCGGCGACATCATTGATGTGGACACGCTGCTGACGAACAGTCCAAATGGATTGCAAAACGCTGGGGTTGCGCCGGAAAAGATTCAGACCTCGCTCCGCAGCATTGTTGCCGAAGTGACCGGCGAACGCCGCGGGCCGGGAGGTCACATTCTGACAGGGCCTGTTTATGTCGAAGGCGCTGAGCCAGGTGATGTCTTGGAAGTCAAAATTCTTTCCATAGATTTGGCGCTTGATTATGGCTACAACGGTTGCAGCGGCTTTGTGCCCGGAAACTGTGACCGTTCTGTGAAACAGAAAATCTTTTCCCTGAACAAAAAGACCATGACCGCGGAATTTATGCCCGGCATTGTCATTCCACTGAAACCGTTTTTCGGCAGTATGGGCGTTGCGCCCGCGCCAGAATTGGGCCGCGTCAGCAGTAACCCGCCTGGCAAACACGCAGGCAATCTGGACAACAAAGAGCTTGTCGCCGGTTCTACGCTTTACATTCCGGTATTCGTTCCCGGAGCGTTGTTTGAAGTGGGCGACGGCCACGCCACACAAGGTGACGGCGAAGTAGATCAAACCGCGATTGAAACTTCGCTGCGTGGACGCATCAAACTCACTGTGCGGAAAGATATGAAGCTGGCGTGGCCGCGCGCGGAAACCGCAACCGATTTCATCAGCATGGCGACCGATCCCGATTTGGCCAAAGCCACCACAATGGCAATTCAGGAAATGGTGGATTTTCTGGTTTCTAACAAAGGGCTGACCAAACATCAGGCGTATCAACTGGTCAGTATCGCAGGCAACGTCGCAATTACGCAGCTTGTGGATAAACCGAACCTGGGCGTTCACGTGAAGTTGCCCAAAAGCATTTTTAAGAGCGCGACTGAACGCAAATGA
- a CDS encoding DUF2200 domain-containing protein, translating into MAKHRIYTTSVASVYPHYLAKAEKKGRTKVEVDEIIRWLTGYSQGELEERLKNKTDFETFFAEAPKLNPLRTLVKGVICGVRIEEIEEPTMREIRYLDKLIDELAKGKTMDKILRKQ; encoded by the coding sequence ATGGCAAAGCACCGAATTTATACAACCAGTGTCGCAAGTGTTTATCCACACTATCTGGCAAAGGCAGAGAAAAAGGGGCGTACGAAAGTCGAAGTGGATGAAATCATTCGTTGGCTGACAGGCTACAGCCAAGGCGAGCTTGAAGAACGACTGAAGAACAAAACCGATTTTGAAACCTTCTTTGCGGAAGCCCCAAAGCTGAATCCTTTGCGAACTTTGGTCAAAGGAGTGATTTGCGGTGTCCGAATCGAAGAGATCGAAGAGCCAACGATGCGCGAAATTCGCTACCTGGATAAATTGATTGATGAGCTTGCGAAGGGAAAAACGATGGACAAGATTTTGCGAAAGCAATAG
- a CDS encoding VOC family protein — protein MDNFFARSVLFVKDAERSLRHYTETLGFSLEWNHQEQGRAYVFEVSLLGFQLILNQTEPETEDRAGHGRVFIGLDDDQIKAFRKHIKEKGITATVVQWGAPTIVIHDLDENELFFGLPESERASLQA, from the coding sequence ATGGACAACTTCTTTGCGAGGAGCGTGCTTTTCGTGAAAGACGCTGAGCGTTCCTTACGGCACTACACGGAAACGCTCGGATTCTCACTGGAGTGGAACCATCAGGAACAAGGCCGGGCATACGTCTTTGAGGTGAGCTTGCTTGGGTTCCAACTGATCCTGAATCAGACTGAGCCTGAGACGGAAGATCGGGCGGGTCACGGCCGCGTGTTCATTGGCCTGGATGACGATCAAATTAAAGCATTTCGCAAGCACATCAAGGAAAAAGGCATCACGGCGACCGTCGTCCAGTGGGGCGCTCCAACGATCGTAATACACGACCTGGATGAGAACGAATTGTTCTTTGGGTTGCCGGAAAGCGAACGAGCGAGCCTGCAAGCGTAA
- a CDS encoding polysaccharide deacetylase family protein, whose product MRWKLLIGILVILLGGAVALFQLSKSRTFQFFGQIVPRVNTSEKIVALTFDDGPTTSATGEILKVLNEKNVKATFFVIGAELEQNMAEGRKIVAAGHELGNHSYSHERMILVTPSFVRQEIETTDRLIRETGYSGEITFRPPFGKKLLALPHYLSKTGRKTITWDVEPDSYPRIAADSAKIIAETRLRARPGSIILLHAMYPSRQPSLQAIGGVIDGLQQDGYRFLTVSELLAASR is encoded by the coding sequence ATGAGATGGAAACTCTTGATCGGGATTTTGGTCATTCTGCTTGGCGGGGCGGTTGCGCTCTTTCAACTCAGTAAATCCCGCACCTTTCAGTTCTTCGGCCAAATTGTTCCGCGCGTCAACACGTCGGAAAAAATTGTCGCGCTGACCTTCGACGATGGTCCGACTACGAGCGCGACCGGTGAAATCCTGAAGGTTCTGAACGAGAAGAATGTCAAAGCGACGTTTTTCGTAATTGGAGCCGAGTTGGAACAGAACATGGCCGAAGGGCGAAAAATTGTCGCAGCGGGGCACGAACTCGGCAATCATTCATATTCGCACGAACGCATGATTCTGGTCACGCCGTCGTTTGTTCGGCAGGAAATTGAAACCACAGACCGGTTGATTCGGGAAACAGGCTACAGCGGAGAAATCACCTTCAGGCCGCCGTTTGGAAAAAAGCTTCTGGCTTTACCGCATTACCTGTCCAAAACCGGCAGGAAAACCATCACTTGGGATGTCGAGCCGGATTCCTATCCCCGGATCGCTGCCGATTCCGCCAAAATCATTGCGGAAACTCGATTGCGCGCGCGTCCCGGTTCAATCATTTTGCTTCACGCGATGTATCCGAGCCGGCAACCATCTTTGCAGGCAATCGGCGGCGTGATTGATGGTTTGCAACAGGACGGGTACCGATTTCTGACGGTTTCTGAATTGCTGGCGGCCTCCCGGTAA
- a CDS encoding mannonate dehydratase has product MHRRNFIRLAGLSVPTGAMIESHVAARLRATNESAPQKVASRAKLKVGHQHLATNEALKLFAALGVNNICSDLPSAKLDAAWSVEGLTKLRERVESFGIKLDAVPLPLSSAYITRHENPEIMLGKSPERDRQIDDICQMIRNAARAGIPMLKYNLSILGVVSTEPVTGRGGARSRAFSYAKAKQEPPLTEAGPVSEDVFWERITYFLNRVMPVADEYKMKLACHPHDPGMPKDKGYRGVHRVLGSVDGLKKFISLVNSPNHGLNFCQGTVSEMLAKPGMEIFDVIRYFGSRKKIFNVHFRNIRGGFLDFHETFIDDGDVDMLKAMRVYKEIGYDGMLMPDHVPKIEGDAGSLQAFAYSFGYIKALIAAVNAES; this is encoded by the coding sequence ATGCACCGCAGAAACTTTATCCGTCTGGCCGGGTTGAGTGTGCCCACAGGCGCAATGATTGAATCACACGTTGCGGCGCGTCTGCGCGCCACAAACGAAAGCGCGCCGCAAAAGGTCGCTTCCAGAGCGAAGCTCAAAGTCGGCCATCAACATCTGGCAACCAACGAAGCGTTGAAACTGTTCGCCGCGCTTGGCGTCAACAACATTTGCAGCGATCTGCCTTCAGCAAAACTCGACGCCGCGTGGTCGGTCGAAGGGTTGACCAAATTGCGCGAACGGGTCGAATCGTTCGGCATCAAGCTTGATGCCGTGCCGCTGCCTTTGAGTTCGGCCTACATCACGCGCCACGAAAACCCGGAAATCATGCTGGGCAAAAGCCCGGAGCGCGACCGCCAGATTGACGACATCTGCCAGATGATTCGCAACGCCGCGCGCGCAGGCATTCCGATGCTCAAATACAACCTGAGCATTCTTGGCGTGGTCAGCACCGAACCCGTCACCGGTCGCGGCGGCGCAAGGTCGCGCGCCTTCAGTTACGCCAAAGCCAAACAGGAACCGCCGCTGACCGAAGCCGGGCCAGTCAGCGAAGACGTTTTTTGGGAACGCATCACCTATTTTCTCAACCGTGTGATGCCGGTGGCGGATGAATACAAAATGAAGCTGGCCTGTCATCCGCACGATCCGGGCATGCCGAAAGACAAGGGCTACCGCGGCGTACATCGGGTATTGGGCAGCGTGGATGGCTTGAAGAAATTCATCTCCCTGGTGAACAGCCCGAACCACGGCTTGAATTTCTGTCAGGGTACGGTGTCGGAAATGTTGGCGAAACCCGGCATGGAAATCTTCGATGTGATTCGTTACTTCGGCAGTCGAAAGAAAATCTTCAACGTTCATTTCCGCAACATTCGCGGCGGTTTTCTCGATTTCCACGAGACTTTTATTGATGACGGCGATGTAGACATGCTCAAAGCCATGCGGGTGTATAAAGAAATTGGCTATGACGGGATGCTGATGCCCGACCATGTGCCCAAGATCGAAGGCGACGCGGGAAGCTTGCAGGCGTTTGCGTATTCGTTTGGGTATATCAAAGCGTTGATTGCAGCGGTGAATGCGGAGTCATAG
- a CDS encoding TonB-dependent receptor: MHSRTHRRNRVFSLLLTALLGLLIGQSVLAQTFNSTVTGTVKDQAGAVITGAKVTLIDLATQREVTAITNDQGTFVFPEVRAGNYRLVAERDGFKKSEVTGVTVNVDTPATVNFELQTGQIAEVITTSASEAQAVVNTENATLQTTVLQRQINDLPLNGRNPLTLAALQAGVNTSGSNRTATVNGTRGTFTNLTWDGININDNFIRTDSFFGVAAPSVVSVAEFTLTTQNGGPADGLGVAQVKLATPRGSTEYHGSAFEYHRNDALDANSFFNNAAGVDKEKLIQNQFGFGLGGPVKLPGKLFGPLGFDSNKLFFYGYYEGTRVKTDTSSLRTVLTQAARQGQFTYRRADNGQLQTINLLSAAGRVADPKAAGLIATTPLPNDLTTADITSNTALANTAGYRFNSPTGFDSDLWGFRVDYDASARHRFEAIYSRFTFNFPNAGNEPFPGRPGDGQSSSRPRGSFAWNWTPTATLNNELRYGFNNYNVAFFTNENFPDGYQLTFPLISDPTDNFLPQGRVADNYELIDNATWVKGKHQIRFGGNYRRVYIAPYDAAGTLPLYTIGFNTTGNPNPLTTSLFAGGISSNDFNRARDLLAVLTAPIAQIDQSFNATSRTSGFVNGAQQRQQFQYNGIGLYAGDTWRLKPNLSLNLGLRWEYISVPTEKQGLALLPKEVGLNALFNKDAVLDFAGSGTGRPFFNNDYNNFAPSISLAWDPFGNGKTSIRAGYSISYVIDNNITTVLNAISGNDGLQANNTVLNTSGTVSGGGIRPVPVPTFQVPRTISDNLSLDPQAAIFTIDPNYKTPYVQQWTLGIEREIFRDTIAELRYVGNRGVKLTRGVDVNQVKILDNGFLADFQRAERNLAASGNPTVGEALQVFPKLGLAGLLTNSTILNLIAQGQVGELAALYVANRDLFLDPGVFGSQLGPEFFLRANPNAFVADYIGNGSYSDYNALQAEIRRRLGNGLYFQANYTYSKGFSDYEGGQTNFSGLLDLGSTNAVEKTRIVDDVTHVFKANAVYELPFGRGKRFADRGGVINKLVGGWSFNPIIRWQSGEPVSIVSARGTLNRAGRSGKNTVNTTLSISDLQSKTGLFYDAQGRPLIFDPSLIGSDGRANSQLFQNPKSGTLGTLQLTPVSGPGRFDFDAGFIKRTALTERIGFEFRFEAFNLLNKTNFNIGQAQNINNTTFGRITAAFSPRVLQFAGKINF, translated from the coding sequence ATGCATTCACGAACACATCGCCGAAACCGTGTTTTTTCCTTACTGCTGACAGCATTGCTTGGTTTGCTGATCGGCCAGTCGGTATTGGCACAAACATTTAACTCCACCGTTACCGGCACGGTGAAAGACCAAGCCGGAGCCGTCATCACCGGAGCAAAAGTAACGCTAATTGACCTGGCCACCCAGCGCGAAGTCACGGCCATCACCAATGATCAGGGAACATTTGTTTTCCCCGAAGTCCGCGCCGGAAATTACAGGCTTGTGGCTGAACGCGATGGATTCAAAAAGAGCGAAGTCACGGGCGTGACCGTCAACGTGGACACACCAGCCACGGTAAATTTTGAACTGCAAACCGGTCAGATCGCCGAAGTCATCACCACATCGGCTTCGGAAGCCCAGGCTGTCGTCAACACCGAAAACGCCACGCTACAAACCACCGTGTTGCAACGCCAGATCAATGATTTGCCGCTGAATGGCCGCAACCCGCTCACACTTGCTGCGCTGCAAGCCGGCGTCAACACCAGCGGCAGCAACCGCACCGCGACCGTGAATGGCACGCGCGGCACATTCACCAACCTGACTTGGGACGGCATCAACATCAATGACAATTTCATTCGCACCGACAGCTTTTTCGGCGTCGCCGCGCCCAGCGTGGTCAGCGTTGCCGAATTCACGCTGACGACGCAAAACGGCGGCCCGGCAGACGGGCTTGGCGTTGCGCAAGTCAAATTGGCGACTCCGCGCGGTTCGACCGAATATCACGGCAGCGCGTTTGAATATCATCGCAACGATGCCTTGGACGCCAATTCGTTTTTCAACAACGCAGCCGGAGTTGACAAAGAAAAACTGATTCAAAACCAATTCGGTTTTGGCCTGGGCGGCCCGGTCAAATTGCCAGGAAAGCTTTTTGGCCCGCTGGGATTCGACAGCAATAAATTGTTCTTTTACGGCTACTACGAAGGCACACGCGTCAAAACCGACACCAGCAGTTTGCGCACAGTTTTGACGCAAGCGGCGAGGCAAGGCCAGTTCACCTATCGCAGAGCCGATAACGGACAATTGCAAACCATCAACCTGTTGTCGGCTGCCGGTCGCGTTGCCGATCCCAAAGCCGCTGGTTTGATTGCCACAACTCCGTTGCCGAACGATCTGACCACGGCGGACATCACGTCCAACACAGCGCTGGCCAATACCGCCGGGTATCGGTTCAACAGCCCGACGGGATTCGACAGCGATTTATGGGGATTCCGCGTGGATTACGACGCTTCGGCGCGGCACCGATTTGAAGCGATTTACAGCCGCTTCACTTTCAACTTCCCGAACGCTGGCAACGAACCGTTCCCAGGCCGTCCTGGTGACGGGCAATCGTCCAGCCGTCCGCGCGGTTCTTTCGCCTGGAACTGGACGCCAACCGCCACGCTGAACAATGAACTGCGCTACGGATTCAACAATTACAACGTCGCATTCTTCACCAATGAAAATTTCCCTGATGGGTATCAACTGACGTTCCCATTGATTTCCGACCCGACGGACAACTTCCTGCCCCAAGGCCGCGTTGCCGACAACTATGAACTCATTGACAACGCGACGTGGGTGAAAGGCAAACATCAGATTCGATTCGGCGGAAATTATCGTCGTGTGTACATTGCGCCATACGATGCCGCCGGAACCTTGCCGCTGTACACCATCGGGTTTAACACCACCGGCAACCCGAATCCGTTGACGACTTCGCTGTTTGCCGGAGGTATTTCCTCCAACGATTTCAACCGCGCGCGCGATTTGCTGGCGGTGCTGACTGCGCCAATTGCGCAAATTGATCAAAGCTTCAATGCCACGTCGCGCACTTCCGGATTCGTCAATGGCGCCCAGCAGCGTCAACAATTCCAATACAACGGCATTGGGCTGTATGCCGGCGACACCTGGCGATTGAAACCCAACCTGTCACTGAATCTCGGGTTGCGTTGGGAATACATTTCCGTGCCGACCGAAAAACAGGGTTTGGCATTGTTGCCGAAAGAAGTTGGCCTAAACGCGTTGTTCAACAAAGACGCCGTGCTGGATTTTGCCGGATCGGGAACCGGGCGGCCTTTCTTCAACAACGATTACAACAATTTCGCGCCCAGCATCAGCCTGGCGTGGGATCCGTTTGGCAACGGCAAAACTTCGATCCGCGCGGGATATTCAATCTCGTACGTGATTGATAACAACATCACCACGGTGCTGAACGCGATCAGCGGCAACGACGGGTTACAGGCCAATAACACCGTGCTCAACACCAGCGGCACGGTCAGCGGCGGAGGCATTCGCCCTGTTCCGGTTCCGACCTTCCAGGTTCCGCGGACGATTTCCGACAATTTGTCGCTCGATCCGCAGGCGGCGATCTTCACGATTGACCCGAACTATAAAACGCCTTACGTGCAGCAATGGACGTTGGGCATTGAGCGCGAAATTTTCCGCGATACCATTGCTGAACTTCGCTACGTTGGCAACCGCGGCGTCAAACTCACCAGAGGCGTTGACGTGAATCAGGTGAAGATTTTAGACAATGGATTCCTGGCCGATTTCCAACGCGCCGAACGCAATCTGGCGGCAAGTGGAAATCCCACAGTCGGTGAAGCCTTGCAGGTGTTTCCCAAACTGGGGCTTGCCGGTTTGCTGACCAATTCGACAATCCTGAATCTGATCGCTCAGGGACAAGTCGGCGAACTGGCGGCGTTGTATGTCGCCAACCGCGACCTGTTTTTGGACCCGGGCGTGTTTGGCTCGCAATTGGGGCCGGAATTTTTCCTGCGCGCCAATCCGAATGCCTTTGTCGCGGATTACATCGGCAACGGTTCGTATTCCGATTACAACGCGCTGCAAGCGGAAATCCGCCGCCGATTGGGCAATGGGCTGTATTTCCAGGCGAATTACACTTACAGCAAAGGCTTCAGCGATTATGAAGGCGGGCAAACGAACTTTTCCGGCTTGCTGGATTTGGGTTCGACCAATGCCGTCGAAAAAACGCGCATTGTTGACGACGTCACGCACGTGTTCAAAGCTAACGCCGTTTACGAACTTCCGTTCGGTCGCGGTAAACGCTTTGCGGATCGCGGCGGCGTGATCAACAAACTTGTGGGCGGATGGAGCTTTAATCCAATCATTCGCTGGCAGAGCGGCGAACCGGTTTCGATTGTGTCGGCGCGCGGCACGCTGAACCGCGCCGGGCGTTCGGGCAAAAACACTGTCAATACCACGCTTTCGATCAGCGATCTGCAATCGAAAACCGGATTGTTTTATGACGCGCAAGGCCGTCCGCTGATTTTCGACCCCAGCCTAATTGGCTCCGATGGCCGCGCCAATTCACAGCTTTTCCAAAATCCGAAATCCGGAACACTGGGAACGCTGCAATTAACGCCGGTCAGCGGTCCGGGCCGATTCGATTTCGATGCCGGATTCATCAAACGCACTGCTCTTACGGAGCGCATCGGATTTGAATTCCGCTTCGAAGCGTTCAATTTGTTGAACAAGACCAACTTCAACATTGGTCAGGCGCAGAACATCAACAATACGACCTTTGGCCGCATCACGGCAGCATTTTCACCGCGCGTGTTGCAGTTTGCAGGCAAGATCAATTTCTAG
- a CDS encoding amino acid racemase — protein sequence MPKHIGIVGCSAEGAALCYKTICVEGAKVLGPHAHPEVSMHTPSFADYVRCLDQNDWPGVGELMLVSANKLAQIGADFLICPDNTIHQALRFVLPRSPLPWLHIAEVVAAEAAARGFRRLGLTGTRWLVESEVYPEKLATHGLEYVRPNLAERAEINRIIMEELVCGQFRPEAVTYFQQVIRNLAAQGCDAVVLGCTEIPLLMNDSNSPLPTLDSTRLLAREAIRRATI from the coding sequence ATGCCGAAACACATTGGAATTGTTGGCTGCTCTGCCGAAGGCGCCGCGCTTTGTTACAAAACCATCTGCGTTGAAGGCGCGAAAGTTCTTGGCCCGCACGCGCATCCCGAAGTTTCGATGCACACGCCTTCCTTTGCCGATTACGTTCGCTGCCTCGATCAAAATGACTGGCCGGGCGTTGGCGAATTGATGCTGGTTTCGGCAAACAAACTGGCGCAGATCGGCGCTGATTTTCTGATCTGCCCGGATAACACGATTCATCAGGCGCTTCGCTTTGTCCTGCCGCGCTCTCCGCTACCCTGGTTGCACATTGCCGAGGTTGTCGCCGCGGAAGCTGCCGCGCGCGGATTTCGCCGTCTGGGTCTGACTGGCACACGTTGGCTTGTCGAAAGCGAAGTCTATCCGGAAAAGCTCGCGACGCACGGGCTTGAATATGTTCGCCCCAATCTCGCGGAACGAGCAGAAATCAATCGCATCATCATGGAAGAATTGGTTTGTGGTCAGTTTCGCCCTGAAGCCGTGACTTATTTTCAACAGGTAATTCGCAATTTGGCAGCGCAAGGGTGTGACGCGGTTGTCCTGGGCTGCACGGAAATCCCGCTGCTCATGAACGATTCGAACTCGCCGCTGCCGACGCTGGATTCCACCAGATTGCTGGCGCGGGAAGCAATTCGCCGGGCAACGATTTGA